The proteins below are encoded in one region of Prevotella melaninogenica ATCC 25845:
- a CDS encoding dicarboxylate/amino acid:cation symporter, translated as MQKKIKIGLLPRVIIAILLGLFLGYYLPDPAVRVFLTFNSIFSQFLGFMIPLIIIGLVTPAIAGIGKGAGKLLLATVAIAYVDTIVAGGLSYGTGTWLFPSMIASTGGAIPHIDKATELTPYFTINIPAMVDVMSSLVFSFIAGLGIAYGGLRTMETLFNEFKTVIEKVIEKAIIPLLPLYIFGVFLSMTHNGQARQVLLVFSQIIIVILVLHVLILIYEFCIAGAIVKHNPFRLLWNMLPAYLTALGTSSSAATIPVTLKQTVKNGVSEEVAGFVVPLCATIHLSGSAMKITACALTICMLTDLPHDPGLFIYFILMLAIIMVAAPGVPGGAIMAALAPLSSILGFNEEAQALMIALYIAMDSFGTACNVTGDGAIALAVNKFFGKKKETTVLS; from the coding sequence ATGCAAAAGAAAATCAAAATTGGACTACTACCACGTGTTATCATTGCCATACTACTTGGCCTATTCCTTGGCTATTATCTCCCAGACCCAGCAGTAAGGGTTTTTCTGACATTCAATAGTATTTTCAGTCAGTTCCTTGGCTTTATGATACCACTGATTATCATTGGATTGGTAACGCCTGCTATTGCAGGAATCGGAAAAGGAGCTGGTAAGTTATTGCTTGCAACAGTAGCGATAGCCTATGTAGACACGATTGTAGCAGGTGGCTTGTCCTACGGAACAGGAACATGGTTATTCCCTTCTATGATTGCTTCTACAGGAGGAGCAATACCACATATTGACAAGGCAACAGAACTTACACCTTACTTTACTATCAATATTCCTGCAATGGTTGACGTGATGAGTAGTTTAGTTTTCTCATTCATTGCTGGATTGGGTATTGCATATGGTGGTTTGCGCACAATGGAGACTCTCTTTAATGAGTTCAAAACCGTTATTGAGAAAGTGATAGAGAAGGCTATTATCCCTCTCCTACCCCTTTATATCTTTGGAGTCTTCCTCAGTATGACCCATAACGGACAGGCGCGACAGGTGCTCTTGGTGTTCTCACAGATTATCATTGTTATCCTCGTCCTTCATGTTCTCATCCTTATCTATGAGTTCTGTATTGCAGGTGCTATCGTTAAGCATAATCCTTTCAGACTACTGTGGAACATGTTGCCAGCTTACCTGACTGCATTAGGTACAAGTTCGTCTGCAGCAACAATTCCTGTAACACTGAAGCAAACAGTGAAGAATGGTGTCAGCGAAGAGGTAGCAGGATTTGTCGTACCACTTTGTGCAACAATTCACCTCAGTGGTAGTGCAATGAAGATCACAGCTTGTGCTTTGACAATCTGTATGTTAACAGACCTACCACACGACCCAGGACTATTCATTTACTTTATCCTCATGCTTGCCATTATTATGGTAGCAGCTCCTGGTGTACCTGGTGGAGCAATTATGGCAGCCTTAGCACCTTTATCAAGTATCTTGGGTTTTAACGAAGAGGCACAAGCATTAATGATTGCCTTGTACATAGCTATGGACAGCTTCGGTACAGCTTGCAACGTAACAGGCGATGGAGCTATAGCCCTTGCAGTCAATAAATTCTTTGGAAAGAAAAAAGAAACAACTGTTCTTTCTTAA